One genomic region from Lathamus discolor isolate bLatDis1 chromosome 21, bLatDis1.hap1, whole genome shotgun sequence encodes:
- the USE1 gene encoding vesicle transport protein USE1 isoform X2, whose product MAATRLELNLMRLLSRCEALAAERRDPEEWRLEKYVAALEDMLRELKKQSSKPAPELLNEYSRKVDFLKGLLEAEKLPSSTEKALANQFLAPGRTPTTTKERTPATKTVHLQTKARCTGKMRSELLDSEELNIRKRKGLVSDEKQSAVELDAMLQHHQDMQEKLAEEMLSLARSLKNNTLAAQNVIKQDNQTLSHSLRMADQNFEKLKDESDRLEQHAKKSVNWLLWIMLIVVCFIFIGMILFIRIFPKLK is encoded by the exons ATGGCGGCGACGCGGCTGGAGCTGAACCTGATGCGGCTCCTGAGCCGGTGCGAGGCGCTGGCGGCGGAGCGGCGGGACCCCGAGGAGTGGCGGCTGGAGAAG taCGTGGCTGCTCTTGAGGACATGCTCCGGGAGCTGAAGAAGCAGAGCAG CAAGccagccccagagctgctgaATGAATACTCGCGCAAAGTGGACTTCCTGAAGGGGCTTTTAGAAGCGGAAAAATTG CCCTCCTCAACTGAAAAGGCTCTGGCAAATCAGTTCCTGGCCCCTGGCCGCACCCCTACAACAACTAAAGAGAGAACCCCAGCTACCAAAACAGTTCATCTGCAAACAAAGGCTCGTTGCACAGGCAAAATGAGGAGTGAGCTGCTTG attcTGAGGAGTTAAACATAAGGAAGCGGAA AGGGCTTGTGTCTGATGAGAAGCAGTCAGCAGTGGAGCTGGATGCTATGTTGCAGCATCATCAGGACATGCAGGAGAAATTAGCTGAAGAAATGCTGAGTTTGGCTCGTAGTCTCAAAAACAACACTCTGGCTGCACAGAACGTGATAAAACAAGATAACCAG ACACTGTCGCATTCTCTGAGGATGGCAGACCAGAACTTTGAGAAGCTGAAGGATGAATCTGACCGCCTGGAGCAGCACGCAAAGAAATCAGTCAACTGGCTCTTATGGATAATGTTAATTgtagtttgctttattttcatagGCATGATTCTCTTCATTAGGATTTTCCCCAAACTAAAATGA
- the USE1 gene encoding vesicle transport protein USE1 isoform X1, translating into MAATRLELNLMRLLSRCEALAAERRDPEEWRLEKYVAALEDMLRELKKQSSKPAPELLNEYSRKVDFLKGLLEAEKLPSSTEKALANQFLAPGRTPTTTKERTPATKTVHLQTKARCTGKMRSELLGTDPLAIDDSEELNIRKRKGLVSDEKQSAVELDAMLQHHQDMQEKLAEEMLSLARSLKNNTLAAQNVIKQDNQTLSHSLRMADQNFEKLKDESDRLEQHAKKSVNWLLWIMLIVVCFIFIGMILFIRIFPKLK; encoded by the exons ATGGCGGCGACGCGGCTGGAGCTGAACCTGATGCGGCTCCTGAGCCGGTGCGAGGCGCTGGCGGCGGAGCGGCGGGACCCCGAGGAGTGGCGGCTGGAGAAG taCGTGGCTGCTCTTGAGGACATGCTCCGGGAGCTGAAGAAGCAGAGCAG CAAGccagccccagagctgctgaATGAATACTCGCGCAAAGTGGACTTCCTGAAGGGGCTTTTAGAAGCGGAAAAATTG CCCTCCTCAACTGAAAAGGCTCTGGCAAATCAGTTCCTGGCCCCTGGCCGCACCCCTACAACAACTAAAGAGAGAACCCCAGCTACCAAAACAGTTCATCTGCAAACAAAGGCTCGTTGCACAGGCAAAATGAGGAGTGAGCTGCTTGGTACA GACCCCTTGGCTATAGATG attcTGAGGAGTTAAACATAAGGAAGCGGAA AGGGCTTGTGTCTGATGAGAAGCAGTCAGCAGTGGAGCTGGATGCTATGTTGCAGCATCATCAGGACATGCAGGAGAAATTAGCTGAAGAAATGCTGAGTTTGGCTCGTAGTCTCAAAAACAACACTCTGGCTGCACAGAACGTGATAAAACAAGATAACCAG ACACTGTCGCATTCTCTGAGGATGGCAGACCAGAACTTTGAGAAGCTGAAGGATGAATCTGACCGCCTGGAGCAGCACGCAAAGAAATCAGTCAACTGGCTCTTATGGATAATGTTAATTgtagtttgctttattttcatagGCATGATTCTCTTCATTAGGATTTTCCCCAAACTAAAATGA